One genomic region from Flagellimonas oceani encodes:
- the mazG gene encoding nucleoside triphosphate pyrophosphohydrolase, whose product MNTRSEQLAAFDRLLTIMDELREQCPWDRKQTMQTLRHLTIEETYELGDAILDNDLEEVKKELGDILLHIVFYAKIGSETQDFDIADVANGICDKLINRHPHIYGDVKVENEEQVKQNWENIKLKEGKKSVLEGVPNGLPSLVKANRIQDKVAGVGFDWEKPEQVFEKLKEELGELQEEVEANDTDKMESEFGDVLFSMVNYARFLKINPENALERTNKKFIKRFQYLEQKAKEAGKSMSDMTLAEMDVFWDEAKQL is encoded by the coding sequence ATGAACACAAGATCGGAACAGTTGGCCGCTTTTGACCGCCTTTTGACCATAATGGATGAACTCCGAGAGCAATGTCCCTGGGATAGAAAGCAGACGATGCAAACCCTTCGCCACTTGACCATTGAAGAGACCTACGAACTGGGCGACGCCATTCTGGACAATGATTTGGAGGAAGTGAAGAAGGAGCTGGGCGATATTTTACTGCACATTGTTTTTTATGCTAAAATCGGTTCCGAAACCCAAGATTTTGACATTGCCGATGTGGCCAATGGCATCTGCGATAAATTAATCAACAGGCATCCACACATTTATGGCGATGTAAAGGTGGAGAATGAAGAGCAAGTAAAGCAGAACTGGGAAAACATCAAACTAAAAGAAGGGAAAAAAAGTGTCCTCGAAGGGGTTCCCAACGGACTGCCTTCTTTGGTAAAGGCGAACCGGATTCAAGATAAGGTGGCCGGCGTAGGATTTGATTGGGAAAAACCCGAACAGGTTTTTGAAAAGTTGAAAGAGGAGCTGGGCGAGCTTCAAGAAGAAGTGGAAGCCAATGATACCGACAAAATGGAATCTGAATTTGGCGATGTGCTATTTTCCATGGTGAATTACGCCCGTTTTTTGAAAATCAATCCGGAAAATGCACTGGAACGAACCAATAAAAAATTCATCAAGCGTTTTCAATATTTGGAACAAAAAGCAAAAGAGGCAGGGAAATCCATGAGCGATATGACCTTGGCTGAGATGGACGTCTTCTGGGATGAGGCGAAGCAACTTTGA
- a CDS encoding MATE family efflux transporter: MFQNYTKEFAYNLKLSYPVILGMLGHTFVAFADNIMVGQLGTAELAAVSLGNSFVFIAMSLGIGFSTAITPLVAEADGAKDEAAGKSALKHGLVLCTILGLSLFGLIQVSKPLMHHMEQPPEVVELAMPYLDLVAFSLVPLIIFQAFKQFSDGLSQTKYPMYTTIMANVVNITLNYLLIFGSFGFPKMGIVGAAVGTLVSRVIMVAFIWYLLKRKKKFESYVTNFNFKKIEKKVMRKIIDLGFPSALQMFFEVAIFTAAIWLSGVLGKNAQAANQIALNLSSMTFMVGTGLGVAAIVRVGNQKGLKNHKELKRIAESVFFLTLLVEIAFAAIFLLGRHWFPTIYLDVDDIANQADNSEVIFIAAKLLLVAAFFQISDGLQVVVLGALRGLQDVKIPTLITFIAYWLIGFPISYYLGLHTSFESTGIWIGLLSGLTASAVMLYLRFNFLTKKLIEE; encoded by the coding sequence GTGTTTCAAAACTACACCAAAGAGTTCGCCTATAACCTTAAATTGTCCTATCCAGTTATTTTGGGGATGTTGGGGCATACGTTTGTGGCCTTTGCAGACAACATTATGGTGGGACAGTTGGGCACGGCGGAATTGGCCGCCGTTTCTTTGGGAAACAGTTTTGTTTTTATCGCAATGTCCCTGGGTATCGGTTTTTCCACCGCGATTACTCCTTTGGTGGCCGAAGCGGATGGCGCAAAAGACGAGGCAGCGGGCAAAAGTGCTTTAAAACACGGTTTGGTGCTTTGTACCATTTTAGGATTGTCCCTTTTTGGACTGATTCAAGTTTCTAAACCTTTGATGCACCATATGGAGCAACCCCCAGAGGTAGTGGAACTCGCTATGCCCTATTTGGACTTGGTGGCATTTTCATTGGTGCCCTTGATCATATTCCAGGCTTTTAAACAGTTTTCGGATGGTTTGTCGCAGACCAAATACCCCATGTACACTACCATTATGGCCAATGTGGTCAATATTACCTTGAACTATCTGCTCATTTTTGGTTCCTTCGGATTTCCCAAAATGGGGATTGTGGGAGCGGCTGTGGGTACCTTGGTATCCCGGGTAATTATGGTTGCCTTTATTTGGTATTTGCTCAAACGAAAAAAGAAGTTTGAATCCTACGTGACCAACTTCAATTTTAAAAAGATTGAGAAAAAAGTGATGCGAAAAATCATTGACCTTGGTTTTCCCTCTGCTTTACAGATGTTTTTTGAGGTGGCCATTTTCACCGCGGCCATTTGGTTGAGCGGGGTGTTGGGAAAAAATGCCCAAGCGGCCAACCAAATTGCATTGAACTTGAGCAGTATGACCTTTATGGTGGGTACGGGCCTCGGTGTGGCGGCCATAGTACGGGTCGGCAACCAAAAAGGACTAAAAAACCACAAAGAGTTGAAGCGTATTGCTGAATCCGTATTTTTCTTGACATTGCTTGTGGAAATCGCATTTGCCGCCATTTTCCTGCTGGGAAGGCATTGGTTCCCCACGATTTATTTGGATGTGGACGATATCGCCAACCAGGCCGATAATAGCGAAGTGATTTTTATTGCAGCCAAATTGTTGCTGGTCGCCGCCTTTTTTCAAATTTCTGATGGATTGCAAGTGGTGGTTTTGGGAGCGTTACGCGGTCTACAGGATGTGAAGATACCTACGCTCATTACTTTTATCGCCTATTGGTTGATTGGTTTTCCCATCAGTTATTATTTGGGACTGCATACCAGTTTTGAAAGCACGGGCATCTGGATTGGATTGTTGTCGGGGCTTACCGCATCGGCGGTAATGTTGTATCTTCGATTCAACTTTTTGACCAAGAAATTGATTGAAGAATAG
- a CDS encoding glycosyltransferase family 2 protein — translation MSTVTDSLLSIVVPLYNEEDNVVLLTQKINESLEGYNYQIVYVDDFSTDKTRIKVKEMDDKRVHLIELKKNYGQSLALAAGIDYAEGEYIITMDGDLQNDPSDIPGMLEYAITEEYDLVTGIRQKRKDSQVKKIPSKIANFLVRRVTKLDIKDNGCALKVFTKDIAKSLNLYGEMHRFITLLAYLEGAQIKQVPVKHHARHAGVSKYGLERVFKVVADMMLLLFIRKYFQRPIHLFGIFGVLLVILGVLINVYLLIVKLGFGQDIGTRPLLIFGMMFIVGGIQLFTIGIVMELLIRTYYESQQKRPYRIKKISIGDGKAA, via the coding sequence ATGAGCACTGTCACCGATTCCCTTTTATCCATAGTGGTTCCTTTGTACAACGAGGAGGACAATGTGGTCCTTTTGACCCAAAAAATCAACGAAAGCCTTGAGGGATACAACTATCAAATTGTATATGTGGATGATTTTTCCACCGATAAAACGCGCATCAAGGTCAAGGAAATGGATGATAAAAGAGTCCATTTGATTGAATTGAAAAAGAACTACGGCCAGAGTTTGGCCTTGGCGGCAGGAATCGATTATGCCGAGGGCGAATATATCATCACGATGGATGGAGATCTCCAAAACGACCCCTCCGATATTCCTGGAATGTTGGAATACGCCATCACCGAAGAATATGATCTCGTTACCGGTATCCGGCAGAAAAGAAAGGACTCCCAAGTCAAAAAAATACCGTCCAAAATCGCCAATTTCCTAGTGCGCCGGGTAACCAAATTGGATATCAAGGACAATGGCTGTGCGCTCAAGGTTTTCACCAAGGACATTGCCAAAAGCCTGAATCTGTATGGTGAAATGCACCGTTTCATTACACTTTTGGCGTATTTGGAAGGTGCTCAGATAAAACAGGTTCCCGTAAAACATCACGCCAGACACGCTGGGGTTTCCAAATACGGTTTGGAACGGGTTTTTAAGGTAGTGGCCGATATGATGCTGTTACTGTTCATTAGAAAATACTTCCAACGCCCCATCCACCTCTTCGGAATCTTTGGGGTGCTACTTGTAATCCTTGGGGTTTTGATCAACGTTTACTTATTGATTGTGAAACTTGGATTTGGACAGGACATCGGAACCCGACCTTTACTCATATTTGGTATGATGTTCATTGTGGGGGGCATTCAATTGTTTACCATCGGAATCGTGATGGAACTTTTGATTCGTACCTACTACGAATCGCAACAAAAAAGACCGTATCGCATCAAAAAAATCAGCATAGGTGACGGAAAAGCTGCGTAA
- a CDS encoding ArnT family glycosyltransferase produces MISTARYWFYIGLIVLVYIIGMFVTLLENDSAQFAVMAMRMVQENDFLSLFKGPEEYLDKPHMHYWLAALSYKIFGIHDWAYRIPGILSTLLGAYSCYGLGKLLYNKDVGRYASLIFMTAQTIVLANIDVRTDAVLTGFSIFSIWQLATYIEKNTLKSIILGAFGAGIAFSTKGQIALVVIGMAILCHLAYTRKWQQLLNWRVLVAILVFGLTISPMLYAYYHQFDLHPEKIIRGKDNRSGIFFIFWEQSFERMSGEGIGKNSSDFFFFFHTFLWVFLPWTVLALIGYWTKIKAFWQAKFAYKPNLEFLTVGGISILFLLISFAQFKLPHYMNVLMPLYAILSAGFLYVLHQQQKLKMAKIILGIQYFILGLVVIFTLLVSFYVFKLEHWYSYLFLLMALGLVAYFILKKETAYAKIVTVAIFSAVLLNGFMNAHFYPKLLEYQGGSTMAKKVREKNIPVDNIYKISEKYSWSLDFYNKKPVQIVSIPEIAKKNDVWVYATDDELKQLKDNGMVWDEQITVDQFRITRLQVKFLNPNTREGKLNKMHLVHLD; encoded by the coding sequence ATGATCTCAACCGCCAGATATTGGTTTTACATTGGATTGATTGTGTTGGTGTACATCATTGGGATGTTTGTGACCCTGTTGGAAAACGACTCGGCACAATTTGCCGTTATGGCGATGCGAATGGTGCAGGAAAATGATTTTTTGAGCCTGTTCAAAGGCCCCGAAGAGTATCTGGACAAGCCCCATATGCACTACTGGTTGGCCGCACTTTCCTATAAAATCTTCGGCATTCACGATTGGGCGTACCGGATTCCCGGTATTTTGTCCACCTTGCTGGGGGCTTACAGTTGCTACGGTCTAGGAAAATTACTTTACAATAAGGATGTTGGTCGATATGCCTCATTGATTTTTATGACGGCCCAAACCATCGTTTTGGCCAACATCGATGTGCGCACCGATGCCGTTCTTACAGGATTTAGCATTTTTTCCATTTGGCAGTTGGCCACCTATATTGAGAAAAATACGTTGAAAAGCATCATTTTGGGTGCCTTTGGGGCGGGAATCGCCTTTTCCACCAAAGGTCAGATTGCTTTGGTCGTGATTGGGATGGCCATTCTCTGTCATCTGGCCTATACCCGAAAGTGGCAGCAATTACTCAATTGGAGGGTATTGGTGGCGATTTTGGTCTTTGGTTTGACGATATCCCCAATGCTGTATGCCTATTACCATCAGTTTGATTTACACCCTGAAAAAATCATCCGTGGCAAGGATAACCGTAGTGGTATCTTCTTCATTTTCTGGGAGCAGAGTTTTGAACGGATGAGTGGTGAAGGCATCGGTAAGAACAGTAGCGACTTTTTCTTTTTCTTCCACACGTTTTTATGGGTCTTCCTACCGTGGACGGTTCTCGCCCTTATCGGTTATTGGACGAAAATAAAGGCCTTTTGGCAAGCCAAATTTGCATACAAACCTAATTTGGAGTTTTTGACCGTGGGTGGAATTTCAATTTTGTTCCTGCTCATCAGTTTTGCACAGTTTAAACTGCCGCACTATATGAATGTGCTAATGCCTTTGTATGCCATTTTATCCGCTGGGTTTCTATATGTCTTGCATCAACAGCAAAAATTAAAGATGGCCAAGATCATCTTGGGTATCCAATATTTTATATTGGGTCTCGTGGTAATTTTTACGTTATTGGTGAGTTTTTATGTTTTCAAATTAGAGCATTGGTACAGTTATTTGTTTTTGTTGATGGCTCTCGGTTTAGTGGCTTATTTCATTCTAAAAAAGGAAACTGCCTATGCCAAAATTGTAACGGTTGCCATTTTTAGTGCGGTGTTGTTGAACGGATTTATGAATGCTCATTTTTACCCCAAACTGCTCGAATACCAGGGTGGGTCCACAATGGCGAAAAAGGTTCGGGAGAAGAATATTCCCGTGGACAATATTTATAAGATTTCGGAAAAATATTCTTGGTCCTTGGATTTTTACAATAAAAAGCCGGTTCAAATAGTTTCGATACCCGAAATAGCCAAAAAGAATGATGTTTGGGTCTACGCTACGGATGATGAATTAAAACAATTGAAAGACAATGGAATGGTTTGGGACGAGCAAATAACCGTAGACCAATTCCGGATTACCCGATTACAGGTCAAATTCCTGAATCCGAATACACGGGAGGGCAAGTTGAACAAAATGCATTTGGTGCATTTGGACTAG
- a CDS encoding lysylphosphatidylglycerol synthase transmembrane domain-containing protein, which translates to MTEKLRKKLITALKIIISAVLIYFIFTKIELKDVLQTLKKSDPLYLLLALLFFVLSKALSAFRTNLYFHQIGAKITQWSNLKLYLLGMFYNLFLPGGIGGDAYKGYVIQKEYQPGTKKVVSSLLLDRLSGMLLLFVYACVLALLSKNEFFQSFYGLIVAAIPLSVLVFWFVNKTFFPTTLPVFWKSVGFSALVQLAQLVSVLFILKSLSVSLDAIEYLFVFLVSSIVSVIPLTIGGIGSREVTFLYGAKWLGLDESTSIGISFAFFLITALTSLFGVIYHFKKPKLESVD; encoded by the coding sequence GTGACGGAAAAGCTGCGTAAAAAGCTAATCACTGCCCTAAAAATTATTATTAGTGCAGTTCTGATTTACTTTATTTTCACCAAAATAGAGTTGAAGGATGTGCTCCAGACCCTAAAAAAGAGCGACCCTCTATATTTACTCTTGGCGTTGCTGTTTTTTGTGTTGTCCAAAGCTTTATCCGCCTTTCGAACTAACTTGTATTTCCATCAAATAGGGGCGAAAATCACACAATGGAGCAATTTGAAGCTTTACCTGTTGGGAATGTTCTACAACCTGTTCCTGCCTGGAGGTATTGGCGGTGATGCTTATAAAGGCTACGTGATTCAGAAAGAATACCAACCCGGCACCAAAAAAGTGGTGTCCAGTTTGCTATTGGATCGTTTAAGCGGGATGTTGTTGCTTTTTGTATATGCTTGTGTTCTTGCCCTGTTGTCCAAAAATGAATTTTTCCAAAGTTTTTATGGGTTGATTGTAGCAGCCATTCCGTTGAGCGTACTTGTGTTTTGGTTCGTAAACAAGACCTTTTTCCCCACTACCCTACCCGTTTTTTGGAAATCCGTGGGGTTTTCGGCCTTGGTCCAATTGGCGCAGTTGGTCAGCGTACTTTTTATATTGAAGTCTTTGTCCGTTAGCTTGGACGCCATTGAATACCTGTTTGTATTTTTGGTCTCTTCCATTGTCTCCGTAATTCCATTGACCATTGGCGGTATCGGAAGTCGCGAGGTTACTTTTTTATATGGTGCAAAATGGTTGGGGTTGGACGAAAGCACATCCATTGGGATTAGCTTCGCTTTCTTTCTAATTACTGCCCTAACTTCGCTGTTTGGGGTGATCTACCACTTTAAAAAACCAAAACTGGAATCAGTGGACTAG
- a CDS encoding phosphatase PAP2 family protein — MIEQLLEYDKELFLFLNGLGTETWDGFWMFMTTTRNSAPLYLLLLYLSYRTFGWKGTGIILVSIALLITCTDQLSNFFKYGIGRLRPCHDPEVSSAMRLVKSYCGGQFGYFSAHAANSFGPAIFFIVLFKNKVKYISWVLLLWACIVAYSRIYIGVHYPLDVVTGALVGSLFGWLWAKLAIFAFQKTGV; from the coding sequence ATGATCGAACAGTTGCTGGAATACGATAAAGAGCTGTTTTTGTTCCTCAACGGATTGGGAACCGAAACCTGGGACGGCTTTTGGATGTTTATGACAACGACCAGAAACTCCGCGCCACTTTATCTGTTGTTGCTGTATTTGTCCTATCGAACCTTTGGTTGGAAAGGAACAGGTATAATTTTGGTGTCCATCGCCTTGCTGATCACCTGCACCGATCAGTTGTCCAACTTTTTTAAGTATGGCATAGGTCGCTTGCGACCCTGTCACGACCCTGAAGTGAGCAGCGCAATGCGCTTGGTAAAGAGCTACTGCGGCGGACAGTTTGGGTATTTTTCCGCCCACGCGGCCAATTCTTTTGGTCCAGCCATTTTCTTTATCGTGTTGTTCAAGAATAAAGTGAAATATATTTCTTGGGTATTGTTGCTTTGGGCGTGCATTGTCGCATACAGCCGAATTTACATCGGTGTGCATTACCCGTTGGATGTGGTTACAGGAGCCTTGGTAGGTTCACTTTTCGGATGGTTGTGGGCCAAGTTGGCTATATTTGCTTTCCAAAAAACAGGGGTATGA